From the genome of Desulfovibrio gilichinskyi, one region includes:
- a CDS encoding ATP-binding protein, which yields MERFSNLSLKNKIFFSTLGVILMLSAVIALLARGILVSSLTTELEMRGVAIAHSIAERGAGFILDKKYPQLLSLVFDEATLGERQDLITYIFVLGKDGNVLCHTFTNPFPEKLAVANIVAENESKSVRLIDFGKSSAHDIAVPIKEGLYRIGTVHVGLSKVHIDELVSTLRITFLGFISGVVIIIFIISHRLARYITSPVAKLTRVSDELSRGNFDTGLDMLSSGSGWDASQCPVYQNTDFPCWHFDQTLSVNSKDADNKHNLQHCKNCHFYIKRQGDEVVQLADSFKNMVWSIKLYRRRLRESEEKYKSMFDSGPDPILVVSCSDFRILDANPRVSELYGYSKEELIGEEFLRLGPESNLECIKAFEEYGGPAGCIYYPKILHLKKNGNPVYVNMHACPISYKSSPSMIVAITDITEIIEKDAQLVQAAKMKSLGEMSAGVAHEVNQPLNAIKMGSEFLALMAEQGRDVPAVQLSEVAREVSAQVDRAAEIINALRAFGRKADFKTDKIDINDPLRSVLTLVTRQFELQNIVFKIDLANNLSPIIAQDNRLQQVFFNLINNGRDAISEKKDNLKADSEEYITIRTYEKDSAVCLSVSDTGVGVPEDVRDKIFEPFFSTKEVGYGMGLGLAITYGIVRDYKGRVDIESEAGKGATFIISFPVLSDET from the coding sequence ATGGAAAGATTTTCTAATTTGAGTCTGAAGAATAAAATTTTCTTTTCCACTCTGGGCGTAATTTTAATGCTAAGCGCGGTTATTGCTCTTTTGGCAAGGGGTATTCTTGTGTCTTCACTGACTACCGAACTTGAAATGCGCGGCGTTGCCATTGCCCACTCAATCGCTGAACGTGGAGCAGGATTTATTCTTGATAAAAAATATCCGCAGTTGCTTAGTTTAGTATTTGACGAAGCGACTCTCGGGGAACGTCAAGACCTGATAACTTATATTTTTGTGCTCGGTAAAGATGGAAACGTCCTGTGCCATACCTTTACAAATCCTTTTCCTGAAAAATTGGCCGTGGCGAACATTGTCGCGGAGAATGAATCAAAATCCGTCCGCTTAATAGATTTCGGTAAAAGCTCGGCTCATGATATTGCTGTTCCGATCAAGGAAGGTTTGTATCGTATAGGAACTGTGCATGTCGGGCTTAGTAAAGTTCATATTGATGAGCTCGTTTCGACTTTGCGTATAACTTTCTTAGGTTTTATTTCCGGCGTTGTTATCATCATATTTATAATCAGCCATAGGCTTGCCAGATACATTACCAGCCCTGTTGCCAAGCTTACACGTGTTTCAGATGAGCTTTCACGCGGAAATTTTGATACAGGTCTTGATATGCTGTCAAGCGGTAGCGGCTGGGATGCTTCGCAGTGTCCAGTGTACCAGAATACTGATTTTCCCTGCTGGCATTTTGACCAGACTTTATCTGTAAACTCTAAAGATGCCGATAATAAACATAATTTACAACACTGCAAAAATTGTCATTTTTACATAAAGCGTCAGGGCGATGAAGTTGTTCAGCTTGCTGACAGTTTTAAGAATATGGTCTGGTCTATTAAGCTGTACCGGCGCCGTTTGCGGGAGTCGGAAGAGAAATATAAATCCATGTTTGACAGCGGACCCGACCCGATCCTTGTTGTTTCCTGCTCTGATTTTAGGATTCTGGATGCTAATCCAAGAGTCAGTGAGCTGTATGGTTATTCGAAAGAAGAGCTTATCGGCGAAGAATTTTTACGTCTCGGTCCTGAATCAAATCTTGAGTGCATTAAAGCTTTTGAAGAGTATGGCGGACCTGCCGGATGTATTTATTATCCAAAAATACTTCATCTTAAAAAGAACGGGAATCCTGTTTATGTGAATATGCATGCCTGTCCTATTTCGTACAAGAGCAGTCCATCCATGATTGTGGCAATTACGGATATCACCGAAATTATTGAAAAGGATGCACAGCTGGTGCAGGCTGCGAAAATGAAATCTTTAGGTGAAATGTCCGCCGGGGTGGCTCATGAAGTCAATCAGCCGCTTAACGCCATAAAAATGGGCAGTGAATTTCTGGCACTTATGGCTGAACAGGGGCGCGATGTTCCTGCTGTTCAGCTTAGTGAGGTTGCAAGAGAAGTAAGTGCACAGGTTGATAGAGCTGCGGAAATTATAAATGCGCTTAGAGCATTCGGCCGCAAGGCTGATTTTAAGACGGATAAAATAGACATAAATGATCCTTTGCGTAGTGTACTTACGTTGGTTACCCGCCAGTTTGAGTTGCAAAATATTGTATTTAAAATAGATTTAGCAAATAACTTATCCCCGATTATTGCACAGGATAATAGATTGCAGCAGGTTTTCTTTAACCTTATTAATAATGGACGTGATGCTATTTCTGAGAAGAAAGACAACCTCAAAGCAGACAGTGAAGAATATATAACTATTAGAACTTACGAAAAAGACTCAGCAGTTTGCCTCAGTGTTTCCGATACAGGTGTAGGAGTACCCGAAGATGTCAGGGATAAAATTTTTGAACCGTTTTTTAGTACCAAAGAAGTAGGATATGGAATGGGGTTGGGGCTTGCCATTACATATGGCATAGTCCGAGATTACAAGGGCAGGGTCGATATAGAAAGTGAGGCTGGTAAGGGGGCAACTTTTATAATTTCTTTTCCGGTTCTAAGTGACGAAACTTAA
- a CDS encoding response regulator yields the protein MSKILVIDDEKATLSMFKMLLSVYGHEVLTAENGEAGIELFIAEKPDLVMTDIKMPGMDGLQVLGKIKVVSPEAEVIVITGHGDMELAIKALNLDATDFLNKPVKREDLEKALKLSDERRAFVLSKRDEVKLTFEGDVAVISVMGSLTSKSDGFISGIFAEAINSDCKEILMIFQEKSSINGGGMDSLLKGIEKAYSHNCKLYIAGLSVNFQSVFHSMGISSMASMYETEADARADF from the coding sequence GTGAGTAAAATTTTGGTGATTGATGACGAGAAAGCAACTTTAAGCATGTTTAAGATGTTGCTTTCAGTCTATGGTCATGAGGTTTTGACCGCTGAAAACGGCGAAGCCGGGATAGAACTGTTTATTGCGGAAAAGCCGGATTTAGTAATGACTGACATCAAAATGCCCGGAATGGACGGTTTGCAGGTTCTGGGTAAAATTAAAGTTGTGTCACCTGAAGCTGAGGTTATTGTTATAACAGGTCACGGAGATATGGAGCTTGCTATTAAGGCGCTTAATCTTGATGCAACTGATTTTTTAAACAAGCCTGTAAAACGTGAAGATCTTGAAAAAGCACTGAAACTTTCGGATGAAAGACGGGCTTTTGTTCTTAGCAAAAGGGATGAAGTTAAGCTCACCTTCGAAGGCGATGTCGCTGTTATAAGTGTAATGGGCAGCCTTACTTCAAAGTCAGACGGATTCATAAGCGGTATTTTTGCTGAGGCCATAAATAGCGACTGTAAAGAGATTTTAATGATTTTTCAGGAAAAGTCTTCGATTAACGGAGGCGGTATGGATTCCTTGCTTAAAGGAATTGAAAAAGCTTACTCCCATAATTGCAAACTTTACATTGCCGGACTGTCGGTCAATTTTCAATCTGTCTTTCATTCAATGGGCATAAGCTCCATGGCCTCTATGTATGAGACAGAGGCAGATGCCCGGGCTGATTTTTGA
- the mltG gene encoding endolytic transglycosylase MltG has product MEQKRKEESGQPGRKNNSGNVAGKGIVLRFILPSLAIACMVMMVAGSWFIYSSWEFLNIPPESEGREILFTVSPGQTLWTVSANLAENGLVLDSKRFRKLAQAEGQENKVRAGEFNLWTNMTAPQVLKTLTTTSGILHRFSVPEGLSWWNTADSAEKSKLSTYAEFKNAVFNHELLAKYSIPADNAEGYLFPETYLLTNPKENSGITLVETMLKEFRAAAKEAWNGTLPSPEQIHRTVILASLVEKETGVASERRRIAGVFANRLRRGYLLQTDPTIIYGLGETFDGDIRKKHINDKNNPYNTYQHRGLPPGPICSPGLESLKAAIDPEKNDYLYFVAKGDGSHYFSKSLDEHNKAVRKFQIHRNRDTYRSYNTE; this is encoded by the coding sequence TTGGAACAGAAAAGGAAAGAAGAATCTGGACAGCCAGGCCGCAAAAATAATTCTGGAAACGTGGCGGGCAAGGGCATAGTCCTGCGCTTTATACTTCCTTCGTTGGCTATTGCCTGCATGGTCATGATGGTCGCAGGTTCATGGTTCATCTACAGCTCATGGGAATTTCTCAATATACCTCCTGAAAGTGAAGGAAGAGAAATTCTGTTCACAGTATCCCCCGGCCAAACCCTCTGGACAGTTTCTGCAAATCTTGCTGAAAATGGACTTGTTTTAGACTCCAAAAGATTTCGTAAACTAGCGCAGGCGGAGGGACAGGAAAACAAAGTCAGAGCCGGAGAATTTAATCTCTGGACCAACATGACCGCGCCGCAGGTTCTAAAAACCCTGACGACAACTTCCGGTATTTTACATAGATTTTCAGTCCCTGAAGGGCTTTCATGGTGGAATACTGCCGATTCAGCAGAAAAATCCAAGCTGAGCACATATGCGGAGTTCAAAAACGCAGTTTTCAATCATGAACTATTAGCTAAATATTCTATTCCGGCTGATAATGCCGAAGGATATCTGTTCCCTGAAACGTACCTGTTGACCAACCCGAAAGAAAACTCAGGCATAACGCTTGTCGAAACTATGCTTAAAGAGTTTCGTGCTGCGGCAAAAGAAGCGTGGAACGGCACACTCCCATCACCTGAACAGATTCATAGAACGGTGATATTGGCCTCACTGGTAGAAAAAGAAACCGGCGTTGCCTCTGAACGCAGAAGGATTGCTGGAGTCTTTGCCAATAGACTGAGACGAGGTTATCTACTGCAAACTGATCCTACCATCATCTACGGACTCGGCGAAACATTTGACGGGGATATCAGGAAAAAACATATTAACGACAAAAACAACCCTTACAACACATATCAGCACCGCGGGCTTCCACCGGGTCCTATATGCTCACCGGGGCTGGAATCACTGAAAGCAGCGATAGATCCTGAGAAAAATGATTATCTCTATTTTGTAGCGAAAGGGGACGGTTCTCACTATTTCAGTAAAAGTTTAGATGAGCACAACAAGGCTGTCAGAAAATTTCAGATTCATCGGAACAGAGATACTTACCGATCGTATAATACTGAATAA
- the ruvX gene encoding Holliday junction resolvase RuvX: protein MKTIGIDFGTKRIGLALTDAEGILAYPFKVIAKTTRDAMFSELLEIFETEKVDEIVIGLPLSLEGEDTLTTRQVRNFAASLERRTTLPIHLVDERLSSIAAEDELKEAGLWNRKGKKNLDSQAAKIILETWRARA from the coding sequence ATGAAAACTATAGGCATAGATTTCGGAACCAAACGGATAGGGCTTGCTCTGACTGACGCTGAAGGTATTCTGGCTTACCCGTTCAAAGTAATTGCCAAAACTACCCGTGACGCAATGTTTTCCGAACTTCTTGAAATATTTGAAACGGAAAAGGTCGATGAGATTGTCATCGGCCTTCCTCTTTCACTTGAAGGAGAAGACACCTTAACAACACGTCAGGTCCGCAACTTTGCGGCCTCGCTGGAAAGGCGCACAACTCTACCCATACATCTCGTCGATGAAAGATTAAGCTCTATAGCTGCTGAAGATGAACTCAAGGAGGCAGGACTTTGGAACAGAAAAGGAAAGAAGAATCTGGACAGCCAGGCCGCAAAAATAATTCTGGAAACGTGGCGGGCAAGGGCATAG
- a CDS encoding FAD-binding and (Fe-S)-binding domain-containing protein, whose product MPQLGPHISIASEALLSRVLGLNPFDFNGWPENVRTLAESIAAELFLVRYNPFIDPELVRKSVSRNLTLARPTLSGEYPQRLTHAVENFWLKHDADIEFRQRLIEKLKEILPDEGISIEPDKLVQSATDATDLRIELPIAVLFPEDTQQVRAIVRLANHMQFGIIPRGGGTGLTGGAIPAMERIVILSLSKFKKILSVDTEALTLCAQSGVITLDAINAAAEKNTLFTVDPASKSASSIGGNISENSGGPFAFEYGCTIDNIQSYKMVMPKGNLIEVRRKDHPRHKIFVNESATFEVFDGKGNLLETLVLSADEIRSPGLGKDVSNKFLGGLPGVQKEGVDGIITEACFTLYPRPKSSRTLCLEFFGQSMRNAMMVIKDVVALRDTIREEGDLVKISALEEFGPKYVQAIKYIKKSEKYEGDPISVLLLQLDSDDADALQTAVDNILAIAQPYDSVDIFAARDDKEAELFWEDRHKLSAIAKRTSGFKVNEDIVIPLEVIPDFSDFLENLNLIYLAKIYRRSLLAVKELQGFPFEEPKIEIALERTTHILKGKITGAELGDQELESQVHYLFQELREEFPKLDAKISKIFQKLKDQRIIIANHMHAGDGNCHVNIPVNSNDPEMLHSAHEAVDDVFKKVLELKGEVSGEHGIGITKIGYLTDEKISAIRKYKEIVDPLNILNPGKLTRRELPSESYTFSFNRLINDLDKTAIKDKEHLIELLRNIQTCTRCGKCKQVCPMYYPEQGLMYHPRNKNIALGALIEAIYYSQVQRGEPAPELMTRLRKIMEHCTACGKCTSVCPVKIDSAGAALQIRSFLEYKGTGGHPIKNLALGFVSKDPHSRLPKVAKFLSLSASLQSKAVGLVPGHWRRRMESPMLHSKTPAMDFKNLSEDLALDVASMFMNSSSAPDSVFYFPGCGASLFSRNIGMATLYLLLKSGVNVVMPSKHLCCGYPLLSSGCVEAYNTNRHRNISDIQYKIAKAHIAGMDISTIITACGTCRESIESYDFAQGMNKKLKRYDAVQYLLTNPGNLDFHSLPANEEVVYHASCHTEWTDTPKSKAPAIYKQALETVLGSKIILSPGCCGESGLGAISSPAIYNKLRDRKKGQLEHDLHGQNKKTPVLVGCPSCKVGIKRNIATLKKHNRVLHTVEYIAELIGGPKWRKDFKKMLEKAQRSDGIVYLKP is encoded by the coding sequence GATGCGGACATTGAATTCAGACAGCGGCTTATTGAAAAGCTCAAAGAAATTCTACCCGACGAAGGCATCAGCATTGAACCGGATAAACTGGTACAATCCGCAACCGATGCAACAGACTTAAGAATAGAACTTCCAATCGCAGTACTTTTCCCGGAAGACACTCAGCAGGTTCGCGCAATTGTCCGTCTGGCAAATCATATGCAGTTCGGCATTATTCCCCGCGGCGGCGGAACCGGACTGACAGGCGGCGCAATTCCGGCAATGGAACGCATAGTTATCCTCTCGCTTTCAAAATTCAAAAAGATTTTGAGTGTCGATACAGAAGCACTTACACTCTGCGCCCAGTCCGGCGTAATAACCCTCGACGCTATCAATGCGGCCGCAGAAAAAAACACTCTCTTCACAGTTGATCCTGCTTCCAAATCAGCTTCCTCGATCGGTGGTAATATTTCAGAAAACTCAGGCGGTCCTTTCGCCTTTGAATACGGTTGTACAATTGATAATATTCAAAGCTACAAAATGGTTATGCCCAAAGGTAATCTGATTGAAGTCCGCCGTAAGGATCACCCACGTCATAAAATTTTCGTCAATGAGTCAGCTACCTTTGAAGTCTTTGATGGAAAAGGAAATCTTCTCGAGACACTGGTTCTTTCCGCTGATGAAATCCGCAGCCCGGGACTTGGAAAAGATGTTTCCAACAAGTTCCTCGGCGGCTTGCCCGGCGTGCAGAAAGAAGGCGTGGACGGTATCATAACTGAAGCATGTTTTACCCTTTATCCACGGCCTAAAAGTTCCCGCACACTTTGCCTTGAATTTTTCGGGCAATCTATGCGTAATGCAATGATGGTCATTAAAGACGTTGTAGCACTGCGTGACACAATTCGTGAGGAAGGAGATCTCGTAAAGATTTCCGCCCTTGAAGAATTCGGCCCTAAATATGTTCAAGCTATCAAATACATAAAGAAATCTGAAAAATATGAGGGCGATCCTATTTCAGTCCTCCTGCTTCAGCTCGACTCTGATGATGCGGATGCTTTGCAAACGGCAGTGGACAACATTCTTGCCATCGCGCAACCATACGACTCCGTAGATATTTTTGCAGCCAGAGACGACAAGGAAGCTGAGCTCTTCTGGGAAGACAGGCATAAATTATCCGCGATTGCAAAACGGACATCAGGATTCAAAGTCAATGAAGATATTGTTATCCCCCTTGAAGTTATTCCTGATTTTTCGGACTTTCTGGAAAATCTAAACTTAATTTATCTGGCCAAGATTTACCGCCGCTCCCTGCTGGCGGTAAAAGAACTTCAAGGCTTTCCTTTTGAAGAACCGAAAATTGAAATAGCTCTGGAAAGAACTACTCACATTCTCAAAGGGAAAATAACCGGTGCAGAACTTGGCGATCAGGAACTTGAAAGTCAGGTACACTATCTTTTTCAGGAACTTCGTGAAGAATTCCCTAAACTGGATGCAAAAATCAGCAAGATTTTCCAAAAACTTAAAGACCAGCGCATCATCATTGCAAACCACATGCATGCCGGAGACGGAAACTGCCATGTAAATATTCCGGTAAACTCAAATGATCCGGAAATGCTGCACAGTGCTCACGAAGCAGTAGACGATGTTTTTAAGAAAGTTCTTGAACTGAAAGGTGAGGTTTCCGGTGAACACGGAATCGGTATCACTAAAATCGGATACTTAACTGACGAAAAAATATCAGCTATCAGAAAATACAAAGAGATAGTGGATCCGCTTAACATTCTTAATCCCGGAAAGCTTACCCGCAGAGAGCTTCCTTCTGAATCATATACCTTCTCTTTCAACAGGCTTATCAACGATCTGGATAAAACAGCGATCAAAGATAAAGAACACCTGATTGAACTTCTGCGTAATATTCAGACATGCACCCGTTGCGGAAAATGTAAACAGGTCTGTCCGATGTACTACCCTGAACAGGGCCTCATGTATCACCCGAGAAATAAAAACATTGCTCTCGGCGCGCTGATCGAAGCAATTTACTATTCTCAGGTTCAACGCGGTGAACCGGCCCCTGAGCTTATGACAAGACTCAGAAAAATTATGGAACACTGCACAGCCTGCGGTAAGTGTACTTCAGTATGCCCTGTTAAAATTGATTCTGCCGGAGCAGCACTTCAAATCAGAAGTTTCCTCGAATATAAAGGAACAGGCGGTCATCCGATAAAGAACTTAGCACTTGGTTTTGTTTCTAAAGATCCGCACAGCCGACTTCCGAAAGTTGCTAAGTTTTTATCACTTTCAGCTTCTCTGCAAAGTAAAGCTGTGGGGCTTGTCCCCGGGCACTGGCGCAGACGTATGGAATCGCCCATGCTGCACAGCAAAACACCGGCGATGGACTTCAAAAACCTCAGCGAAGACTTAGCACTTGATGTTGCGTCAATGTTCATGAACAGTTCTTCCGCCCCGGACAGTGTTTTCTACTTCCCCGGATGCGGAGCCAGTCTGTTCTCCAGAAATATCGGAATGGCGACACTTTACTTACTGCTTAAATCTGGCGTCAACGTTGTTATGCCCTCTAAGCATCTGTGCTGCGGGTATCCTTTGCTCTCCAGCGGATGTGTAGAAGCTTACAACACAAACCGCCATCGCAACATAAGTGATATTCAGTACAAAATAGCTAAAGCTCACATTGCAGGAATGGACATTTCCACTATCATCACAGCATGTGGAACCTGCCGTGAATCCATCGAATCCTATGACTTTGCTCAAGGGATGAACAAAAAGTTAAAACGCTATGACGCAGTGCAATATCTGCTGACTAATCCCGGCAACCTTGATTTTCACAGTTTACCGGCCAATGAAGAAGTTGTTTACCATGCGTCATGTCACACTGAATGGACAGACACACCTAAATCAAAAGCCCCTGCTATTTACAAACAGGCACTTGAAACAGTTCTCGGCAGCAAGATTATTCTCTCACCGGGCTGCTGCGGTGAATCAGGTCTTGGCGCAATATCCAGCCCTGCAATATACAACAAACTGCGCGACCGTAAAAAAGGCCAGCTCGAACACGATCTTCATGGTCAGAATAAAAAGACTCCGGTTCTTGTGGGCTGTCCTTCTTGTAAAGTCGGAATCAAGCGGAACATTGCGACACTTAAAAAGCATAATAGAGTCCTGCATACTGTTGAATACATTGCAGAACTCATCGGTGGACCTAAATGGCGCAAGGATTTTAAAAAGATGCTTGAAAAAGCCCAGAGATCAGACGGAATCGTCTATTTGAAACCATGA